Sequence from the Thermomonas sp. HDW16 genome:
CGATCGAGGTTTCCTGCTCGAAGGTATCCGCGGTCTTCAGCAGCATCGCGTCCAGCGCGCCGGATTCTTCGCCGACCTGGATCATCTGCAAGGCCAATCGCGGGAAACGCTTGCCCTTGCCGAGCGCGGTGGACAGGCCGATGCCGTTCTTGACCTCGTCGATGGCGGCATCCACGTCGTTCGCCAACACCCGGTTGTCCAGCACGTTGCGGGCGATGCCGAGCGCCGACAGCAGCGGAACCCCGTTGCGCAACAGCGTGCCCAGCGTGCGCGCCAGTCGCGCAGTGTCCAGCTTGGCCACCAGCGGACCGGCCAGCTTGTTGCGCAGCAGCCAGCCATCGAATTTCAGCATGAAGGCGGGGTCGCGGCGCTTGCGGTCCAACCACAGCAGCAACAACACCGGCACAGCCAGCAGCACGATCCACCAGTCGCGCACGAACACGCCCAGACCCAGCACCAGCTGCGAGAACCACGGCAGCTCGGCATCCAGGCTGTCGTACATCGCCGAGAACTGCGGCACCACGTAGCCCAGCAGGAACAGCAGCGACAGCCCGACCATCGCCAACAGGATCGCCGGGTACACCAGCGCGTTGATCACCCGCGCCCGCAGCGCGCGCGAACGCTCCAGGTAGTCGGCCAATCGCTGCAGGGTTTCGTGCAGGCTGCCGCCGGCTTCGCCGGCACGCACCATGTTCACGAACAGGCGGCTGAACGCGCCGTGCTGGCGATCCAGCGCGGTCGATAGCGAGGCCCCGCCACGCACCGCATCGCGGATATCGGTGATGGTGCGCTTGGCGACCTCGTCTTCCGGCAGTTCCAGCAGGATGCTCAAGGCGCGATCCAGCGGCTGACCGGCACCAAGCAAGGTCGCCAACTGCTGGGTGAACTGCACCAGCCGCTGCCCGGCGAACGGCTTGGGTTCGAACAGCGCGCGCCACGCGGAATCGCCACCGGCTTCGGAGGCGAGTTTCGCTTCAACGGGCAGGTGCCCCTGCTCCTGCAGGCGCGCGGCCACATCGGCATCGCTGGCGGCCTCCATCTGCCCGTCCAGCAATTCACCGCGCGCGTTCAACGCCTTGTAGCGATAGAGCGCCATCGATTCAGGCGTCCTCGGTCACGCGCAGCACTTCCTCGATCGTGGTCTCGCCGCGCAAGGCCTTGGCGATGCCGACTTCGTACATTGTCGCCATGCCGGCCTGCCGCGCCAGTTTCTCGATCTCGTCCATGCCGGCGTGGCGCATCACCGCGCGGCGGACTTCGTCGTCCATCACCAGCAGTTCCATGATGGTGGTGCGGCCCAGGTAGCCGGTCGGCGACAGCGCGGACGGCTTCGGCCGATACAGGAAGATCTCGCCCTGCGGCTGATGGCGGCGCAGGCCGAATTTCTCGATCTCCTCCGGCGACGCGAGATATTTTTCCGCATGCGTCGG
This genomic interval carries:
- a CDS encoding type II secretion system F family protein, which produces MALYRYKALNARGELLDGQMEAASDADVAARLQEQGHLPVEAKLASEAGGDSAWRALFEPKPFAGQRLVQFTQQLATLLGAGQPLDRALSILLELPEDEVAKRTITDIRDAVRGGASLSTALDRQHGAFSRLFVNMVRAGEAGGSLHETLQRLADYLERSRALRARVINALVYPAILLAMVGLSLLFLLGYVVPQFSAMYDSLDAELPWFSQLVLGLGVFVRDWWIVLLAVPVLLLLWLDRKRRDPAFMLKFDGWLLRNKLAGPLVAKLDTARLARTLGTLLRNGVPLLSALGIARNVLDNRVLANDVDAAIDEVKNGIGLSTALGKGKRFPRLALQMIQVGEESGALDAMLLKTADTFEQETSIALDRMLAALVPAVTLVLATVVGIVILAVLSPIYDLTNVVG